The Stutzerimonas stutzeri DNA window GGGAACCGGAGTTCGAGGGCTCGGAACTCAACCTGGCCGGCTGGACCCGCCAGCTGACCGGCAAGCCGACCATCACCGTGGGCAGCGTCGGCCTGGACGGCGAATTCCTGCAGTTCATGGTCAAGACCGACAAGGTGGCGCAGCCGGCCAACATCGAAGGCCTGCTGGAGCGGCTGAACAAGGCCGAGTTCGATCTGGTGGCGGTGGGGCGTGCGCTGATCTGCGATCCGGAATGGGCGGTAAAGGTGCGCGAGGGGCGGATGCAGGACATTCTGCCGTTCAGCCGCGAGGCGTTGAAGACGCTGGCGTGAGTGAGGGCGGCAGCCAGAGCCATCTGGCTGCCGCTGCCCCCGCCGCGGCGGCGCTCCGGGCCGCCGCGCTGTTTAGCCGCCGAACGAGACGCCAAGCGCCTATGCTGGCCGATCGAGCTGCCGATTCGGCCCGCCTTCCCGGACCCAGAACAACGTGGCTCCTGCGACCGCTGCCGGCATGATCAGCAGGTTCAGCACCGGTACCAGCAACGCCGCATAGGTCACCGCACCAAAGCTCAGGCTCTGCCAGCGACGCTGGCGCAGCCAGACCATCATGTCGGCCCAGCTCAGCTTGTTGTTGTCCGCCGGGTAATCGATGTACTGCACCGCCATCATCCATACGCCGAACAGCAGCCATAACGGTGCGGCTGCGAGGTTCAGCACCGGGATGAACGAGAGCACCAGCAGGGCGAGTGCACGCGGTGCGAAGTAGGCCAGCTTGCGCAATTCACGGCCGATGGTGCGGGGCAGCATGGCAAGCAGCTCGGCCCAACTGAAGGGCGGTGCGGCGTCTTCTCCGCGTACCACCACCTCGACCTTCTCTGAGAGAAAGCCGTTGAAGGGCGCGGCGATGATGTTGGCCAGCATGGTGAAGGTAAAGAACACCATCAGCACCACAAGCGCAACGAATAACGGCCAGAGCAGGTATTCGAGAAAGGCCAGCCAGCTCGGCAGGCTCGGCATGAAGGTGTCGACCCAACCGCTGAACTGGCCCACGGCCAGCCAGATCAGGCCGAAGAACAGCAGCACGTTCACGGTCAGGGGCAGGATCACGAACAGGCGCAGCCCCGGGCTAAGCACCAGGCGCAGACCTTCGCGCAGGTACTGCGGGCCGGAAAGAGCGGATACGGGCATGGCATCTCCTGTGAGGCATTGTCGTGACGGGAAGAGGGATAGCCCACGACTATGGGCGGGATGCGAAAGCTGAATTATCCGCCGCGCTGCGGCATGGGTAAGGTGGTGCCCATCGCTTTTCGGGTCATCCGCTCCTTAAGCCTTCCCCAAGTGCTTGGATGACCCTTTTTCTTCGGTCGAGCCGGGCGGGCCGGCTCTTGCCGCAACGCGGCTTACTTGCGGTGGAGTGGCTGACTGTCGAAGCGCACGCCCGGCAGTCCCGTCTCCATCAGCGCGCGGATGTTGCGATGGTCGCTGCCGTTCGGGTTGGCCAGCACCGCCTGGTAGTGTTCGCCGAACGCGAGCAGAGCCTCTTCCGTGCTGAAACCCTCCAGCAGGGCCAGGCCGAGCGTCTTGCAGGAGCCCTCGTTCTCGCCGGCGGCATTCTCCAGCGTGCCATTGACGAAACGGCTCGGCTGGTAGTCGTAGTTGCTGGCGATGAAGGCGAGGGTGTCACTGAACGCGTGGTTGCGGTTGCGCAGGCTCGCGCGGAAGTCCTTCAGGTCTGTCATTATTTCTGTGCCTTGTCGAAAGCGGCCTGTTGCTCGGCGGTCGCTTCCTTCTGATAGCGTTTTTTCCATTCACTGTACGGCATGCCGTACACCTCTTCGCGCGCCTGGTCGATGGTCAGTTCGACCTCCAGGTCGTCGGCGGCGGCCTTGTACCATTTCGACAGGCAGTTGCGGCAGAAACCGGCCAGATTCATCAGGTCGATATTCTGCGCATCAGGGCGGGTGCGCAGGTGCTGGACCAGGCGACGGAAGGCGGCGGCTTCCAGTTCAGTGCGTTCTTGGTCGTTCATCTCTCGGGTCTCGGCGTTGGCTGAGGTCGGCCGGATCATAACCTCGCCTCGTTGAGCGAACCAGCCTTGTTCCGCGTCAATCCCGATGGGCTGCCAGGGTGATCGATACCGACTCGGCGAAGCGCAGCGCATGAGGCTTGTCGACCTCCACTTCGGCATAGCGCACCTGCGGATACTGCATCACCAGATCGAGGATTTCCTGGGTCAGCCGTTCGAGCAGGGCGAAACGGTTGTCCTCGACATGCTGGATGATCGCCTTGGTGATGGTGCGGTAGTTCAGCGCCTGTTCGATGTCGTTCTCGCGTACCGCTTCGGCGGCCGGGTAGAGCATGGTCAGGTTGATCAGCACGTCCTGGCGATTGAGGATTTCCTCTTCCTTGATGCCGATGTAGGTGCGCAGTCGCAGGTCCTTGACGCGGATGCGCGCCATCGCGGGTTCCAGTCTGGGCATGTCGTCTCCTTGTCGTGTCAGATCAGATGGCGACCGCCGTTGACGGTCAGTGTGGTGCCGGTGACGTAGGGATTGTCGAGCAGATAGCGCAGGCTCTGGTAGATCACTTCGGCGCCGGGCTCGATACCCAGCGCCGACTTGGCCAATGCCTTGCGGCGATAGTCCTCGTCGTCGTCCGGGTTGAACTGGATCAGCGCCGGCGCAATGCCGTTGACCTTGATCTGCGGGGCCAGGCTGGCGGCGAAGGAAAGCGTCAGGCTGTCCAGGCCGGCCTTGCTCGCGGCGTAGGCGATGTGCTTCTTGCTGCCCTTGCGGGTGACATCGTCGCCGATGTGCACGATATCCGCCGGGCCGCCGTAGCGCAGCAAATCGGCACAGCGCAGGTTGATCAGGTAGGGCGCGAGCATGTGGATCTGAAACAGCTGGCGGAAGGCGTCGGCTTCCTGCCCGGGCGTATCGGCGCGCCATTGCGAGGCGTTGTGCACGATCGCCCGCAGGCTGCCGGTCAGTTGCCGGATGGCAGTGATGAAGGCATGAATGCCGGCTTCATCGCTGAAGTCCGCCTGCACCACCTGCGCTCCGCGGGCACGCAGCCGCGCTACGCTGTCGCGCTCGCGACGGTAGCTGATGATGACCGGGTAACCGTCATCCAGCAGGCGTTCGGCGCAATGCAACCCGATCCGCTGGCTGGCTCCGGTGATGAGAATCGGGGCCTGATGCATGAGTATCCACTGCCGGAAGTGGGCGGACGTCCCGCAGGCGCGGGCCGTCGCTAATGGCGTGGGAGCTTACACCAGATCAGCCGGCAGCTCAGGTTGCAAATCGGGGTGCAGCCGCTGGTGCTGGCGATAGAGGAAGGAGCGGATGCGCTCGGCGTCCTTTTCCCGGGCGAACTCGACTTCATAGGCGGCCCGGCCGCCGTTCAGTTCGCGTACCCGGTGGGCGTCGATTTCCAGCGGCGTATCGTCAGGCAAGGCCAGGCGCAGATGGAAATGCTTGGGAGGCTTGCGATGCTTGCCGGCTTCTACCAGCAGGCCGTGGGGGGAGAGTTCATGCACGCTCAGCGGACTCTCGCCGCCGTCGCTCTCCAGTAACGGCAGCGGTTCGTCCAGATGCAACCGCCAGGCACGAGTCGTCGGGCCGCGCTCGTAGATGACCGGTGGCGCCAGTTGCAGATCGAGGCTGTGCAGCTCGTCTTCGCGCAGCTGCAGCGGGAAGGACATGCGGAAGTCCTCGAACTCGGCCTGCAGCGACAGGTTGGCGCGGGCGGCCAGTTGCATCAGCAGCTCGTTGGAACGCGCGCCGCCATCGATCCGGAAACCCGTGGAGCGCTCGTTGCCGCTGCCGCCGTTGCGCTGCATCAGCTGGCGGATGAAGGTCAGCTCGTCTTTGCTGAGTATGGTCTCTTCCGCCATTGCGGATACCCTCGGAAGGCGCCGGCCTTCCCTCGATCTGGCGTCGCGGTCGTGGCCGCTTTCGCCTGCGACCGGTATGGCCGCATTCATTGTGGCAATCGGGCCTTCGATCGCCTGTGCGAAGTTTAGTTCCGTATCGCTGGTGCTTCCTGGTTGTGCGTCGCAGTGTGGAGATTGCGGCATAATGCGCGGCTTTGAATTGCCTCGGAGCGCAGCATGAAAGTCGCCATTCTTTCCGGAAGCGTCTACGGCACGGCTGAAGACGTAGCCCGCCATGCCGAACGCCAGTTGAAGGCCGCCGGCTTCGACGCCTGGCACGATCCCCGCGCCCAGCTGCAGCAGATTCTCGACTTTGCGCCCGACGCGCTGCTGGTCGTGACCTCCACCACCGGTATGGGCGAGCTGCCGGACAGCTTCATTCCCCTGTACACCGCCATTCGTGATCGGTTTCCGGCCTGGAGCGGCCTGCCTGGTGCCGTCATTGCGTTGGGCGACGCCAGCTACGGCGACACCTTCTGTGGCGGTGGTGAATTGATCCGCGAGCTGTACGCCGAACTGGGCGTGCGTGAAGTGGTGGAGATGCTGCGTCTCGATGCCAGTGAGACGGTCACCCCGGAAAGCGATGCCGAGCCCTGGCTGGAGGCATTCGCTGCAGCCCTGCGCGGCTGATCCTGGCTCGCCGGGCCAACGGCCTGGCTGCAAGGGCAACTGCCGCCCTGTCGGCGGCTGGCTAGAATCGATGGCACCTTCACGACAATAACAAGAGGTGCCCTCGATGACTGCGCTGCACACCCTGCCTTCGCTTCAGC harbors:
- the cysZ gene encoding sulfate transporter CysZ, which codes for MPVSALSGPQYLREGLRLVLSPGLRLFVILPLTVNVLLFFGLIWLAVGQFSGWVDTFMPSLPSWLAFLEYLLWPLFVALVVLMVFFTFTMLANIIAAPFNGFLSEKVEVVVRGEDAAPPFSWAELLAMLPRTIGRELRKLAYFAPRALALLVLSFIPVLNLAAAPLWLLFGVWMMAVQYIDYPADNNKLSWADMMVWLRQRRWQSLSFGAVTYAALLVPVLNLLIMPAAVAGATLFWVREGGPNRQLDRPA
- a CDS encoding HopJ type III effector protein yields the protein MTDLKDFRASLRNRNHAFSDTLAFIASNYDYQPSRFVNGTLENAAGENEGSCKTLGLALLEGFSTEEALLAFGEHYQAVLANPNGSDHRNIRALMETGLPGVRFDSQPLHRK
- a CDS encoding DUF1244 domain-containing protein, with the protein product MNDQERTELEAAAFRRLVQHLRTRPDAQNIDLMNLAGFCRNCLSKWYKAAADDLEVELTIDQAREEVYGMPYSEWKKRYQKEATAEQQAAFDKAQK
- the folX gene encoding dihydroneopterin triphosphate 2'-epimerase codes for the protein MPRLEPAMARIRVKDLRLRTYIGIKEEEILNRQDVLINLTMLYPAAEAVRENDIEQALNYRTITKAIIQHVEDNRFALLERLTQEILDLVMQYPQVRYAEVEVDKPHALRFAESVSITLAAHRD
- the folM gene encoding dihydromonapterin reductase → MHQAPILITGASQRIGLHCAERLLDDGYPVIISYRRERDSVARLRARGAQVVQADFSDEAGIHAFITAIRQLTGSLRAIVHNASQWRADTPGQEADAFRQLFQIHMLAPYLINLRCADLLRYGGPADIVHIGDDVTRKGSKKHIAYAASKAGLDSLTLSFAASLAPQIKVNGIAPALIQFNPDDDEDYRRKALAKSALGIEPGAEVIYQSLRYLLDNPYVTGTTLTVNGGRHLI
- a CDS encoding PilZ domain-containing protein, with the translated sequence MAEETILSKDELTFIRQLMQRNGGSGNERSTGFRIDGGARSNELLMQLAARANLSLQAEFEDFRMSFPLQLREDELHSLDLQLAPPVIYERGPTTRAWRLHLDEPLPLLESDGGESPLSVHELSPHGLLVEAGKHRKPPKHFHLRLALPDDTPLEIDAHRVRELNGGRAAYEVEFAREKDAERIRSFLYRQHQRLHPDLQPELPADLV
- a CDS encoding flavodoxin; this translates as MKVAILSGSVYGTAEDVARHAERQLKAAGFDAWHDPRAQLQQILDFAPDALLVVTSTTGMGELPDSFIPLYTAIRDRFPAWSGLPGAVIALGDASYGDTFCGGGELIRELYAELGVREVVEMLRLDASETVTPESDAEPWLEAFAAALRG